In Dermacentor silvarum isolate Dsil-2018 chromosome 2, BIME_Dsil_1.4, whole genome shotgun sequence, the following proteins share a genomic window:
- the LOC119441898 gene encoding uncharacterized protein LOC119441898, whose amino-acid sequence MKMTSPRNSEDTSQADLSARVSVPFPSERDAEIVYNSLRIDPDPKRSACSKKLSLEGSVLTASFTAKEAKQLRVSVNSFFDFLLLAINTVRRFGPAS is encoded by the exons ATGAAAATGACTTCTCCACGAAATTCGGAAGACACCTCTCAAGCGGATCTCTCAGC TCGTGTTTCTGTGCCATTTCCGTCGGAAAGAGACGCAGAGATAGTGTACAACTCGCTCCGAATTGACCCTGACCCAAAGAGGTCTGCTTGCTCCAAGAAACTGTCTTTGGAAGGAAGCGTGCTCACAGC GAGCTTCACTGCTAAGGAAGCGAAACAGTTGAGGGTCAGTGTCAACTCCTTTTTCGACTTTCTGTTGCTTGCCATCAACACGGTTCGCCGATTCGGCCCTGCATCCTGA
- the LOC119440454 gene encoding phosphatidylinositol N-acetylglucosaminyltransferase subunit P, with protein sequence MAIKTPAPLASRAIYGYVLYVSCHLGLALYVLWAYIPSSWLKAMGITYFPDKVWAIAVPLAGVVAILVFGFCLYPAIIAFATAPMDSPSTICDKYSVYEYRKPPIDGAIPPIKDVHISQVCRELYGSDCQN encoded by the coding sequence ATGGCCATCAAGACACCAGCGCCTTTGGCCAGCCGGGCGATCTATGGCTATGTTTTGTACGTGTCGTGCCACCTGGGACTTGCTCTTTACGTGCTTTGGGCATACATCCCAAGTTCTTGGCTGAAAGCAATGGGCATCACCTACTTTCCTGACAAGGTGTGGGCCATTGCTGTGCCTCTGGCTGGTGTCGTGGCCATATTGGTGTTTGGCTTCTGCCTCTATCCTGCCATCATCGCCTTTGCTACAGCCCCAATGGACTCTCCATCCACCATTTGTGACAAGTACTCCGTGTATGAGTACAGGAAGCCACCCATCGATGGTGCCATACCACCAATCAAGGATGTCCACATTTCACAGGTGTGCCGTGAACTGTATGGAAGTGATTGCCAGAATTAA